The DNA region TCCAGACGGTCCATCCGCCCAGCTCCAGCCTGTCATTCCGGGGTAGGGGTCCCGGAATCCAGACGGTCCATCCGCCCAGCCCAGCCCTGTCATTCCGGGGTGGCGTTTTAACGCCGGGGCCCAGGAATCCAGACGGTCTATCCGCCCAGCCTCAGCCTGTCATTCCGGGGTGGCGTTTTAACGCCGGGGCCCAGGAATCCAGACGGTCCATCCGCCCAGCCCCAGCCTGCTATTCCGGGTAGGGGCCCAGGAATCCAGACGGTCCATCCGCCCAGCCCCAGCCTGCTATTCCGGGTAGGGGCCCAGGAATCCAGACGGTCTATCCGCCCAGCTCCAGCCTGTCATTCCGGGGTGGCGTTTTAACGCCGGGGTCCCGGAATCCAGACGGTCCGAGTAATGCCCTGGCAGGGTGCCGACACAGACGCAGTCTGCATCGGCCCCGCTTCCACCTGGGACTGGGATTGGCTACTCCCGCGAGGTCTGGATTCCGGGACCCCGCGTGCTGGCGCACGCTTCCCCGGAATGACAGTCCGGGGCGGGGGTGGGGGATGTTTCAATCCGTAAATCAGTTCAATCCGTAAATCCGTACACTCCGTGCATCCGTATGCAGTGGGAATGCCCGGCCCTGCCGTGGCCGCTCTTCCCCACCTCGCTCAGACAACCTTGTATCTCAGCCACAGCCTGTCGTTCGCCAGGTGCTTCACTTCCATCAGCCGAAGCCGGTTGGGCAGGAGCGTGGGCCAAACCGGTTCCGGCGAAGCAAACAGGGTGGGAATCGAAAAGCCGCCGATCACGAGCGGACACAGCAGGATATTGATCTCGTCCAGCAGCGAACCGCGGATCAGGGCGCCGCTCAGCCTTCCGCCGGAACTGGTGGCGATCGTGTTCACACCCAGCTTTGCCTTCACTTTGGCCAGCATTGCCGGCAGATCCACCCGCTCCCGCCCCTCGATCAGGTAAGGCAGGCGGCGCTCGCGCAGAAAGGCCAGATACTCCGGCGGCGCGGTCTCCGTGGTCAGATGCACCATATAGGTTTCCGGGTCGTCGCAGGCAGCCGTATAGCCGTTTCGGAACCTGCCCCGGCCATCGACCACCGCGGTCCAGGTTTTCCTCCCGGGACGATGGAGAATGTCATCCGGCAAAAAGTCCCGATACAGTTCGGCGGCGTCTCCCCCGAACTTGGGCAGTGGCGCCAATTCCTCGTTTTCCGCCACCAGCATGTTGCTGCCCTCCAAAAACATGTCCGGTTTATAAAGCTGGAATACGGCCTGGGTGAAGCCGGCCCATTCCTCCCCCGAAACCAGCATCCCGAAAAGCTCCGGCTGCTTGAAGGAGTCGAACATGGTGGTGTTTGGGCCCAAGGTGATCCTGCCGTCCACGGAGGCGCCCACATAGAGCACCACTTTCGGTCTGTCCATCTGATCCTCCCATTTTGTGTGTCCCTGCCATCAGGGCTGATTTCCCTTTTCCACGCCCGGGTGAAGCTGTCAATCACTTCTTCTTCGCGGCTCACCCCGACCCGAACAGTCATTCCGGGGAAAGGGAGGCTGCGTTGTTTGATCTGAGGACCCAGCCTTGCTGTCATTCCGGGGAAAGGGCGGCTGCGTTGTTAGTTCTGAGGACCCAGCCTTGCTGTCATTCCGGGGAAAGGGCTTCAGCCCTTGGGGCCCCGGAATCCAGGCCTGGCGGCAATAGCCAATCCCGCTGGCGTCGAGCGCAGCATCGACGGCAGCAATACTTCCTGTAGTCCATGCTCGTGCCTCGCTGGACTCCAGGGAAGGCCCCGGAATCCAGGCCTGGCGGGAATAGCCAATCCCGCTGGCGTCGAGCGCAGCATCGACGGCAGCAATACTTCCTGTAGTCCATGCTCGTGCCTCGCTGGACTCCAGGGAAGGCCCCGGAATCCAGACCTTGCGGGAATAGCCAATCCCGCTGGCGTCGAGCGCAGCATCGACGGCAGCAATACTTCCTGTAGTCCATGCTCGTGCCTCGCTGAACTCCAGGCTGGCGCAACTTTTTCCCTCTTTCTCCCCGTCTCCCCGTCTCTGTGCCTCTGCGTTAAGATCCCTCACATCACCCTGTCCCACTGCTCATACCCTTTCACGGCGTCCAACAGCCCCGCCTCCACGGCGCTTTTCACGGAGCGGCAGGGGAGGTCGTAAGTTTCGATGTCGGCGCGGCTGAGGCTTCTCAGGTCGATGGCGCTGAGCCCTTCCGCGGAGCCCAGGGGCGGGCCTTCCAGGCTGTAAGTTTTGGCCAGGTTCCACATCATTTTGGTGAAGGCGTTGTACCAGTTGTTCAGGGGCCGGCTGTAGTGTTTGGGAACGCGGTTGAAGCTGTCGCAATAGGCGGCCAGGTCCAGTTTGAAGCCATCCGTTGGCTGGATCAGCTTCAGGTTTGCGCCGATCGCCGCGAACAGCCGGTTCTGCTCCGTTTCCCGCCGTTTCACGTGCGGACGCGCTATCATCCGGTTCAGGCGCGGGTTGTAGTAATACACCAGCCCGTCACATTTGCCCCGGTAGGCCTGCAGCATGTTCTTGAAAAATACTTTCATGGTTCCTCCATTATTTAGGGGGAAAGCTAAGTTCCACCATCTTAAGAGGGTTACCAAAGCTGCTAACGTAATTCCGGCGTTTTGGAACATCCCGCCACCCCCAAAACCTTTCCCCATCAACCTTGCTCACTTCAGCCAGAAATGCTGTTGACAGGATATCCCCGCCGGAAAGATTATCCCCCCAGTGATCACAGGAGGTTCAAAATGTCTGAGAATAAGCCAGATGACTTATCAAGAGATATACTCAAGGAAGCAGAAGATAGTTACAACTTGGCCTTGGAACTC from Candidatus Cloacimonadota bacterium includes:
- a CDS encoding dihydrofolate reductase family protein, which translates into the protein MDRPKVVLYVGASVDGRITLGPNTTMFDSFKQPELFGMLVSGEEWAGFTQAVFQLYKPDMFLEGSNMLVAENEELAPLPKFGGDAAELYRDFLPDDILHRPGRKTWTAVVDGRGRFRNGYTAACDDPETYMVHLTTETAPPEYLAFLRERRLPYLIEGRERVDLPAMLAKVKAKLGVNTIATSSGGRLSGALIRGSLLDEINILLCPLVIGGFSIPTLFASPEPVWPTLLPNRLRLMEVKHLANDRLWLRYKVV